A window from Acidovorax sp. T1 encodes these proteins:
- a CDS encoding helix-turn-helix transcriptional regulator has product MTSIRSPQQLGDALRAARKQLGLTQPQLALAAGVGVRFIVELEAGKPTLRLENVLRVIDALGGEIQLSGLPSTVVDDQCEGGNHGA; this is encoded by the coding sequence ATGACATCCATTCGATCCCCGCAACAACTCGGTGATGCACTGCGTGCCGCACGCAAACAGCTCGGGCTGACACAGCCTCAGCTGGCTCTGGCGGCTGGGGTAGGGGTGCGCTTCATTGTCGAGCTTGAAGCAGGCAAACCCACCTTGCGACTGGAAAACGTGCTACGGGTCATTGATGCCCTGGGTGGTGAGATTCAGTTGAGCGGGTTGCCATCAACCGTAGTCGACGATCAATGTGAAGGTGGCAACCATGGTGCATGA